The nucleotide sequence CATGCGCGCGCACGGCCACGAACTCCAGCTCGCGCAAGGCGCCCAGCAGCGCGCGCCCGGTGCGCCGCCGCGCCGCGAACGGATGGCCGCGGCGCAGCAGCAGCACGTAGCGGTCGTCCAGCAGCTGGATGCGCTGGGTGTCGCGCAGCATGGGCAGGAAACCGAAGGCGAAGTCGATGCGGCCGCTGTCCAGCGCCGTGGTGATCTGCTCGCGCGGCAGCGGCCGCGTCTCCACGCGGGCGCCGGGCGCGCGCTCGCGCAGGGCCGTCACCAGCTCGGGCAGGAAGCGCGCCTCGCCGATGTCGCTCATGTGCAGCTGGAAGGTGCGGCGCGAGCGCAGCGGGTCGAACGCGGCGGAGTCGCCCAGCGCCTGCTCCAGGGCCGCCAGGGCCTGCCGCACCGGCTCGGCCAGCCGGTCGGCGCGCGGTGTGGGCTGCACGCCGCCGGGCGCGCGCATGAACAAGGGGTCGCCCAGCAGGCCGCGCAGCCGCGTCAGGCCCTGGCTGGCCGCGGGCTGGGTCAGCCGCAGCTGCTCGGCGGCGCGGCTGACGCTGCGCATGCGGTAGACCGCGTCGAACAGCCGCAGCAGGTTCAGGTCGACCTGGTTGATATGCATGCCACTTATGTCACTTAGTCACGTCATTTTATTGTTGGATGACGCGCGCGCGGTCACACTGCCCGGCTGCCAGGAGACCAGCGTGGAAGTTTCGTTCAGCCAAGAAATCGAGCAGCTGCGCCTGGGGCGCGGCCAGACCTTCCACGGCGAGGGCATCCTCGCCATCACCAAGGCGCTGCTGCAGTCCGGCGTCGCCTACATCGGCGGCTACCAGGGCGCGCCGGTGTCGCACCTGCTGGACGTGATGGTGCAGGCCAGGGACTACATGGACGAGCTGGGCGTGCACGTGGAAGCCTGCTCCAACGAGGCCTCCGCCGCCGCCATGCTGGGCGCCTCCATCCACTACCCCCTGCGCGGGGCGGTGACCTGGAAGTCCATCGTCGGCACCAACGTCGCGGCCGACGCGCTGTCCAACCTGTGCTCGCCCGGCGTGACCGGCGGCGCGCTGCTCGTGGTGGGCGAGGACTACGGCGAGGGCGCCTCGGTGATCCAGGAGCGCACGCATGCCTACGCGCTGAAGTCCGGCATGTGCCTGCTGGATCCGCGGCCCGACCTCGAGGTCATGACGCGGATGGTGGAGCACGGGTTCCGGCTGTCCGAGGCCTCCAACATGCCGGCCGTCCTGGAGCTGCGCATCCGCGCCTGCCACGTGCGCGGCAGCTTTCAGGCCAAGGACAACGTCAAGCCGGCCATCTCGACGCGCCAGCTGATGGAGAACCCCTCCGGCTTCGATTACATGAAGCTGGCGCACCCGCCGGTGACCTTCCGCCACGAAAAGCTCAAGGGCGAGCAGCGCATCCCCGCGGCGCGCAGGTACATCGTGGAGAACAAGCTCAACGAGCTGTTCGACGGCGAGCACCAGGACCTCGGCATCATCGTCCAGGGCGGCATCTACAACAGCCTGGTCCGCTCCCTGCAGCAGCTGGGCCTGGCCGACGCCTTCGGCAACAGCGACATCCCGCTGCTGGTGCTGAACGTCACCTACCCGCTGGTGCCGGAACAGGTGGCCGACTTCTGCGTCGGCAAGCGCGCGGTGCTGGTGGTGGAGGAAGGCCAGCCGGAGTACATCGAGCAGGAGATCGCCACGTTGCTGCGGCGCCGCGACATCCAGACGAAGCTGCACGGCAAGGACGTGCTGCCTTCGAGCGGCGAATACAGCGTCGAAGTCGTGGCCAACGGCCTGGTGCACTTCGCCACCAGCTACCTGTCGGGCACGGTGACGGACGAAGCGCGGCGCTGGCTGGCGGCCAACACCGACCGCCGCCAGGCGGCCGCCGCCGCGCTGGCCCAACCGCTGCCGGCGCGGCCGCCGGGCTTTTGCATCGGCTGCCCCGAGCGGCCGGTGTTCTCCGCGCT is from Ramlibacter tataouinensis TTB310 and encodes:
- a CDS encoding LysR substrate-binding domain-containing protein; the encoded protein is MHINQVDLNLLRLFDAVYRMRSVSRAAEQLRLTQPAASQGLTRLRGLLGDPLFMRAPGGVQPTPRADRLAEPVRQALAALEQALGDSAAFDPLRSRRTFQLHMSDIGEARFLPELVTALRERAPGARVETRPLPREQITTALDSGRIDFAFGFLPMLRDTQRIQLLDDRYVLLLRRGHPFAARRRTGRALLGALRELEFVAVRAHADTRRILELLQLEERLRLVTEHFLALPSLVRASDLAAVVPRNIAQGFGTGYAIVEPPFPLRDFTVSLHWSRRFEADPGHRWMRELVGELFCR
- a CDS encoding indolepyruvate ferredoxin oxidoreductase subunit alpha; amino-acid sequence: MEVSFSQEIEQLRLGRGQTFHGEGILAITKALLQSGVAYIGGYQGAPVSHLLDVMVQARDYMDELGVHVEACSNEASAAAMLGASIHYPLRGAVTWKSIVGTNVAADALSNLCSPGVTGGALLVVGEDYGEGASVIQERTHAYALKSGMCLLDPRPDLEVMTRMVEHGFRLSEASNMPAVLELRIRACHVRGSFQAKDNVKPAISTRQLMENPSGFDYMKLAHPPVTFRHEKLKGEQRIPAARRYIVENKLNELFDGEHQDLGIIVQGGIYNSLVRSLQQLGLADAFGNSDIPLLVLNVTYPLVPEQVADFCVGKRAVLVVEEGQPEYIEQEIATLLRRRDIQTKLHGKDVLPSSGEYSVEVVANGLVHFATSYLSGTVTDEARRWLAANTDRRQAAAAALAQPLPARPPGFCIGCPERPVFSALKLAQQEIGNVHIAADIGCHAFGTFEPFSMGHSILGYGMSLASRAGVSPMMQRRTLALMGDGGFWHNGLLTGVQSALFNGDDAVLLIFKNGYTSATGTQEILSTPRDAAKEAAGDKGASMVHTNQTIESALKGLGVQWMRTVHTYEVEQMRRTLTDAFTSDFNGLKVIVAEGECQLERQRRIKPWIQGLLKKGKRVVRVKYGVDEDVCNGDHACIRLSGCPTLTLKDNPDPLKVDPVATVLDGCVGCGLCGANAHAATLCPSFYRAEIIQNPKWHERMLASMQSWVVRALRPA